The Jiangella sp. DSM 45060 genome contains the following window.
GCGCGGGCCGTTCGCCGCGCTGCGCCGGGAGCACCCGGACGAGGACCTCGTCGCGCTGGACGGCGGGCTGCTGCTCCCGGGGTTCGTCGACACGCACGTGCACTTCCCGCAGGTGCGCGTCATCGGCGGTATCGGCCTGCCGCTGCTGGACTGGCTCGAGCGCCGCGCCCTGCCGGAGGAGGGCCGCCTGGCGGACGCGGCGTACGCGGCGCAGGTGGCGGCGGACTTCGTGTCCGGCCTCGTGACCGCTGGCACCACCGCCGCCATGGTGTTCGGATCGCACTTCCCGGCCGCGGTCGAGGCACTCTTCGAGTCGGCCGCCGCTGCCGGGCCGCGCGTGACCAGCGGGCTCGTCGTCAGCGACCGCAACCTGCCCGCTGAGCTGCTCAGCTCACCCGGGCGCGCGTACGAGGAGAGCGTCGGGCTGGCCCGCCGCTGGCACGGCACCGGGCGCGCCCGGTACGCGGTGACGCCGCGCTTCTCGCTGTCCAGCACCGACGCGCTCCTCGCGACCTGCGCGGCCGTGCTCGACGACGTCCCCGGCGCGTTCGTCACGTCGCACGTGAACGAGAACGTCGAGGAGATCGAGCAGGTGAAGAGCCTGTTCCGGACCGACAGCTACGTCGCGACGTACGACCGGCACGGGCTGCTCGGCCGGCACAGCGTGCTCGCGCACAACGTCCACCCGGGCGACGACGAGCTCGAGACGCTGGCCGCGCGGGGATCGTCGGTCGCACACTGCCCGACGAGCAACGCCGCGCTGGGGAGCGGGCTGTTCCCGCTGGCCCGGCACCTGCGCCACGGCGTCGCGGTGGCGCTGGGGTCGGACGTCGGAGCGGGCTCGGGATTCTCGCTGCTCAAGG
Protein-coding sequences here:
- a CDS encoding guanine deaminase; protein product: MTIYRGAVLDTPESPFAGGKLRSSSDEGIVVRDGVIVARGPFAALRREHPDEDLVALDGGLLLPGFVDTHVHFPQVRVIGGIGLPLLDWLERRALPEEGRLADAAYAAQVAADFVSGLVTAGTTAAMVFGSHFPAAVEALFESAAAAGPRVTSGLVVSDRNLPAELLSSPGRAYEESVGLARRWHGTGRARYAVTPRFSLSSTDALLATCAAVLDDVPGAFVTSHVNENVEEIEQVKSLFRTDSYVATYDRHGLLGRHSVLAHNVHPGDDELETLAARGSSVAHCPTSNAALGSGLFPLARHLRHGVAVALGSDVGAGSGFSLLKEGLQAYFTQQQLGPDGYALTPAHLLHLATAAGAAALDLPDVGHLSVGQRFDAQWLRPAPGSTYDAALRNAAGPDDALGITFTLGTATDVAAVWIDGVAVR